One window from the genome of Cucumis melo cultivar AY chromosome 12, USDA_Cmelo_AY_1.0, whole genome shotgun sequence encodes:
- the LOC103497173 gene encoding ubiquitin-conjugating enzyme E2 7: MAVSQASLLLQKQLKDLCKNPVDGFSAGLVDESNIFEWSVTIIGPPDTLYEGGFFNAIMSFPSNYPNSPPSVKFTSEIWHPNVYPDGRVCISILHPPGDDPNGYELASERWTPVHTVESIVLSIISMLSSPNDESPANVEAAKEWRDRREDFKKKVSRCVRKSQEML; encoded by the exons ATGGCTGTTTCTCAAGCTAGTCTTCTCCTTCAGAAGCAACTTAAAG ATCTCTGTAAGAATCCCGTTGATGGATTCTCCGCCGGTCTAGTGGATGAGAGCAATATATTTGAATGGAGCGTTACGATTATTGGACCTCCTGATACGCTTTA TGAGGGGGGTTTCTTTAATGCGATTATGAGTTTTCCATCAAATTATCCAAATAGTCCTCCTTCCGTGAAGTTTACTTCTGAGATTTGGCATCCTAATG TTTATCCTGATGGGCGTGTTTGTATTTCAATCCTTCATCCTCCTGGTGATGATCCCAATGGCTATGAGCTTGCTAGTGAGCGTTGGACTCCTGTTCATACg GTTGAAAGCATAGTTTTGAGTATTATATCGATGCTATCAAGCCCAAATGACGAATCACCTGCAAATGTTGAAGCTGCT AAGGAATGGCGGGACAGGAGAGAAGATTTCAAGAAAAAGGTAAGTCGCTGCGTGAGGAAGTCACAGGAAATGTTATAA
- the LOC103497174 gene encoding uncharacterized protein LOC103497174, with protein sequence MPSLWFTCFAAGCRTAVACSIIAAATVYGPLFLRSQVTFPAFSYVTAILIVTNATLGDTVRGCWLALYATLQTVCPAMAVFWFIGPTKFSYETIALTVALASVVVLLPSSSHVLAKRIALGQIVIIYVVGFIGGVQTNPLMHPVHVASTTAMGVAASFLATLLPFPRLASLEVKEKSKAMVEKVGERLRVLVKAFLADNDTVAVGSLSKASLLSTSATKLLQPIKQYQESMKWEWIPLKVCKLGWLCNSQKLQDLERPIRGMELALSNIASYPILQPLQNGINSLENQIIQSLNQGIAYPPSDSHTFPESNPFDEAQDQDPMINTIQLFNPTNHKNLPSFFFIFCLKLLQEKSQNNKLPNPKKKSEERKQTPNTTKWAIPSGILSSKQVMGALKSAISLGIAVYLGLIYSKENGFWASLGVAVSIACTREATFKIANVKLQGTVIGSVYGVLCFVIFEKFLIGRLLCLLPCFVFTSFLQRSKMYGAAGGVSAIIGAVIILGRTNYGSPKELAFARIVETIIGVSSSIMVDIILHPTRASKLAKFQLTSTLRVLLKCINSTSFQPEDLKGSLKELGGHVVELKKLIDEANVEPNFWFLPFQSGCYGKLLKSLSKTVDLFAFVSRSIEGIGQNLLVLEDSSSWAKIGKNLEEDVEDFKEMMSGLVKCCVDVSSLKSLKVLEKEVEKKNKGESDVGDVEMGESKMVIEMEEMEREKLLCSFMKHYVEIVEQSSESEEGKREALLSFSALAFCLSSLMKEIEEIGKATRELIQWENPSSHVDFNEISSKIHVVQKDVK encoded by the exons ATGCCGTCCTTGTGGTTCACGTGCTTCGCCGCCGGTTGCCGCACCGCAGTCGCATGCTCTATTATTGCTGCAGCCACCGTGTACGGCCCCCTTTTTCTACGAAGTCAAGTGACGTTCCCGGCATTTTCTTACGTCACCGCCATCTTGATCGTGACAAATGCAACTCTCGGGGACACCGTCCGTGGCTGTTGGCTGGCACTCTATGCCACCCTGCAGACTGTCTGTCCGGCCATGGCAGTGTTTTGGTTTATTGGACCGACGAAGTTCTCGTATGAGACCATCGCTTTGACAGTGGCACTGGCATCGGTTGTGGTGTTGCTGCCGAGTTCTAGCCATGTTTTGGCTAAACGGATTGCTTTGGGTCAGATTGTGATTATTTATGTGGTCGGTTTCATCGGCGGCGTTCAAACTAACCCTCTCATGCACCCTGTTCATGTCGCTTCTACAACCGCGATGGGTGTCGCCGCCAGCTTCCTCGCCACCCTACTTCCCTTTCCACGTCTCGCTTCTCTTgag GTGAAAGAGAAGAGCAAAGCAAtggtggagaaggtgggagagCGGTTAAGAGTGTTGGTGAAAGCATTTCTTGCTGACAATGACACAGTGGCTGTTGGGTCCCTTTCTAAAGCTTCACTATTGTCCACCTCAGCAACCAAACTCCTCCAACCCATCAAACAATACCAA GAAAGCATGAAATGGGAGTGGATTCCATTAAAAGTTTGCAAATTGGGATGGTTGTGCAATAGCCAAAAATTGCAAGATTTGGAAAGACCAATAAGAGGAATGGAATTAGCTTTATCAAACATTGCTTCATATCCAATATTGCAACCACTTCAAAATGGTATAAATTCTTTAGAGAATCAAATCATCCAATCTTTAAACCAAGGCATTGCTTATCCACCCTCCGATTCACATACTTTCCCTGAGTCAAACCCTTTTGATGAAGCTCAAGATCAAGATCCAATGATCAACACCATCCAATTATTCAACCCAACAAATCACAAAAATCTcccttcctttttcttcatattttgcTTGAAACTCCTTCAAGAAAAATCCCAAAACAACAAATTACCAAACCCCAAGAAGAAATCAGAAGAACGAAAACAAACACCGAATACAACAAAATGGGCAATTCCAAGTGGGATTTTGAGCAGCAAACAGGTAATGGGAGCTttaaaatcagcaatttctttAGGAATTGCTGTTTATTTGGGATTGATTTATAGCAAAGAGAATGGATTTTGGGCAAGTTTAGGAGTGGCTGTTAGTATTGCTTGCACAAGAGAAGCAACTTTCAAAATAGCAAATGTTAAGCTTCAAGGAACAGTTATTGGATCAGTTTATGGagttttgtgttttgttatatttgaaaagttTTTAATCGGAAGACTTCTTTGTCTTCTCCCATGTTTTGTCTTCACAAGTTTTCTTCAAAGAAGCAAAATGTATGGAGCAGCTGGTGGAGTTTCAGCCATTATTGGAGCTGTCATCATTTTAGGAAGAACAAATTATGGTTCACCAAAAGAACTTGCTTTTGCCAGAATTGTTGAGACTATTATTGGAGTTTCATCTTCAATTATGGTTGATATCATTTTACATCCAACTAGAGCTTCTAAACTAGCCAAATTTCAACTCACTTCCACTTTACGAGTGCTTCTAAAATGCATCAATTCAACGAGTTTTCAACCCGAAGATCTCAAGGGAAGTTTAAAAGAATTGGGAGGCCATGTTGTTGAGTTGAAGAAGTTGATTGATGAGGCTAACGTAGAACCCAACTTTTGGTTTTTGCCATTTCAAAGTGGTTGTTATGGGAAGTTGTTGAAGTCGTTGTCGAAAACGGTTGATTTGTTTGCTTTCGTCAGTCGTTCGATTGAAGGGATAGGACAGAATCTTCTGGTATTGGAAGATTCGTCGTCGTGGGCGAAAATAGGTAAAAATTTAGAGGAGGATGTTGAGGATTTTAAGGAAATGATGAGTGGTTTGGTGAAGTGTTGTGTGGATGTGAGTTCTTTGAAATCATTGAAGGTGCTTGAGAAGGAAGTAGAGAAAAAGAATAAGGGAGAGAGTGATGTTGGGGATGTTGAAATGGGTGAGAGTAAAATGGTCATTGAAATGGAGGAaatggagagagaaaaattgCTTTGTTCATTTATGAAGCATTATGTGGAAATCGTTGAGCAAAGTAGTGAAAGTGAAGAAGGTAAAAGAGAAGCACTTTTGAGTTTTAGTGCTTTGGCTTTTTGTCTAAGTAGTTTGATGAAAGAGATTGAAGAAATTGGGAAAGCAACAAGAGAATTGATTCAATGGGAGAATCCTTCAAGTCATGTTGATTTTAATGAAATCTCATCTAAGATTCATGTTGTACAAAAAGATGTGAAGTAA